The DNA region CCGCGTTCTGCTCCAACGAGCCCGGCGGGAGCGCGAACGCCGCGTCACCGCCGCCGGGTGAGGGGGTGCGCACCCGGGCCGTCCGCGCCGACGGCCGGTGGGTGATCAACGGCCGGAAGAAGTGGGTGTCGTCCGCGACCGGGTGGCAGCGCGACGGGGCCGACCTGCTCTGCGTCGTGTGCCGCACCGACGAGAACGCCCCGCCCGAGAGCGCGATCTCGATGATCGCCGTCGAGAAGCCGTCCGGCGTCGAGTTGGATCGCGTCATTGCCTCGCCGGGGTACCGTGCCCACCTGCTGCCGGAGATCACGCTGCGGGACGTGACCGCCCCGGAGGAGAACCTGCTGGGCGCGGAGGGGGCGGGCCTGCGGCTGAGCGGGGCGAGCTTCGCGGGGGCGTCGGCGCTCGTCGGGCTGATGGGCGTCGGGTTGATGCGGTCGGCGTTCGTGCACGCGTGGGAGTTCGCACGAACCGAGCACCGCGGCGGCACCGCGCCGATCCTCACCCATCAGGCAGTCGGGTATGCCCTCGCCGACGCGAAGATCGCGATCGAGGCGGTGCGGGCGCTGAGCCTGCGGGCGTGCTGGTCGGTCGACCATCGTGAGCCCGCCGCGGCCGAGCTCGCGCACTCGGCGAAGGTGTTCGCCTCCGAGACCGCGGTGCGTGTGATCACCGATCTGATGCGTGTCGTCGGCGTCGACAGTTACGACGACGTCGACCCCCTCGGCAGCCTGCTGCAGGACGCCCTGGCCCTGCCGATCTTCGCCGGCGGCAACGTCGGCGTGCGCCGTCGCGCGCTGCACGCACTCCTGATGTCCCCCGACTACGACCCCCTGGCCACGAGCGAGACGTGAGGAACCTGACGTGACGTCACCCAAGACTGTGATCGTGACCGGCGCTTCGAGCGGCATCGGCCTCGCCGTCGCCGAGGCGTACCTCAAGCGCGGCGACAACGTCGTCGGCAACGCGCGCACGCTGGCGCGGCTGCAGGAGGCCGCGACCTCGATCGGCGACCCGGAGAACTTCCTCCTCGTCGAGGGCGACATCGGCAAGCCGGAGACGACCCAGCGCATCTTCGAGCGCGCGCTCGACGCGTACGGGCGGGTCGACGTCCTCGTCGCGAACGCAGGCCAGTTCCTCGGCAAGCCGACCGTCGACCTCACCGAGGACGAGATCGAGTCGATGATCGACGTCAACCTGCGGGGCTTCCTGTACCCGGCGCAGGCGGCGGCGCGGCACATGAGTGGAAACGGGTCGGGGCACATCGTCGCGATCACGGCCTGCATCGCGATGCAGCCGCAGGCGAAGCTCCCGGCGCTGCTGCCGGCGATGCTCAAGGGCGGGTTGAACCACGCGGTGCGCAGCCTGGCCCTGGAGCTCGCGCCCACGGGCGTGCAGGTCAACGCCGTCGCCCCCGGCGTCATCGACACCCCGATGTTCCCCCGCGACGAGCAGACGTGGGCCTTCCTGCGCACCTTCTCCCCCACCGGGAAGACCGGCGTGCCCCAGGACGTCGTCGACGCCGTCCTCTACCTCGCCGGCTCCAACTACGTCACCGGCTCGATCATGACCGTCGACGGCGGTTCCACCGCCGGGGTCTGGTGACCGGTCACGGGCGCTCCGTCGGCGTGCGGTAGGTCGCGGCGTCCTTGTACTGCTTGAGAGCCTGCACCTGCTTCATGCCGCCGGGCGTCCCGGGGTCGACCTGCGCGATGTAGACGTCGCGGGACGACGGTGCCCCGGGCTTTGAGAAGTCGAGCTTCGAGACGAGCTTGTCGGTCGACAGGCTGCGGTGCGACCGCAGCGCGGCGATGATCCCGCCCCGGGTCAGGTCCTTCGCGGCACAGGCGGTGGTCAGGATCTGATTCCAGATCAGACCCTGGGCGTAGCCGTACTGCACGGCGAACGTCGGGCGCTCGTTCGGGTTCTCCGCCTCGAACTGCTTCGCCAACGCCTTGGCCCGGGGCACCGGAGAGTCGTAGGGCACCGCCGAGGCGGCGATGTAGAGCCGGGTCAGCGCCTTGGCGGCCGGGGTGTCGAGCAGTACCGGAGCGAACGAGACGCTGTTGCCGATCATCGGGACGTCCAGCCCGAGCCCGGCGTTGTTCACGGCGGCCGACGCCGTCTGCGGCGGGGTGACGCTGAGCGCGATCGCCTTCACGCCCTGGCTCTTGAACTTCGTCACGATGCTCTTCATGTCGGTGTCGGTCGCGGTGATCTTCTCTGCGGCGACGGTGAGGCCGTTCTGCTTGGCGAAGTACCGGGAGCCCGCCAGGCCGTTCGTGCCGTAGTCGCCCTCGACATAGATGTGGCCGATCGTGTCGCCCTTGGCGATCTTGTTCTTCTCGAGCAGCCAGTCGAGCCCGTTGATCATCTCGAGGTCGAATGTCGTGCCGACGATGGTGACGTAGGGCTGACCGAGCAACTCCGAGCTCCAGGTCACCGCCAGCGTCGTGACCTCCTTCTCGTTGATGTCCGGCGAGAGGGCCGCGATCACCGAGGCGCCGAGGACCTCCAGGAAGCCGGCGACCTTCGGCTCGATGTCCGGGAACTGGATGGTGGCGGTGTCCGCCTGGTAGCCGTGGTCGAGAGTCTCGATCGCGACCTGCCGGTTGCAGATCCCGCCGGCTGCGTTGACCTCGTTCGCCCACATGTGGTGGCCGATCTGCAGCGTGGTGCTGAGGTCCTTGAAGGGTCCGGTCAGGTCCGTCATGACGCCGAGCCGGATCGTCTCGTCGGTGACGCCGGGACCGGTCCGAACTCCGTCGGACCCGACGCCGCCCGACGTGACCTCGTCGCCGCCGCCCCCGCAGGCGGTGAGGAGCAACGCCCCCGCGAGACAG from Sporichthya brevicatena includes:
- a CDS encoding acyl-CoA dehydrogenase family protein, coding for MTLDFALTPRQRDLRARARSVARDVLRDARSAERLATPEERFLATRPAYERLISEGFLRACLPTAVGGDNECLVDTAVVVEELFAENGSVALTLLGTVLGVTPVIVGGTPEQHKQLLAPFLETTGAPLAAFCSNEPGGSANAASPPPGEGVRTRAVRADGRWVINGRKKWVSSATGWQRDGADLLCVVCRTDENAPPESAISMIAVEKPSGVELDRVIASPGYRAHLLPEITLRDVTAPEENLLGAEGAGLRLSGASFAGASALVGLMGVGLMRSAFVHAWEFARTEHRGGTAPILTHQAVGYALADAKIAIEAVRALSLRACWSVDHREPAAAELAHSAKVFASETAVRVITDLMRVVGVDSYDDVDPLGSLLQDALALPIFAGGNVGVRRRALHALLMSPDYDPLATSET
- a CDS encoding SDR family oxidoreductase; the protein is MTSPKTVIVTGASSGIGLAVAEAYLKRGDNVVGNARTLARLQEAATSIGDPENFLLVEGDIGKPETTQRIFERALDAYGRVDVLVANAGQFLGKPTVDLTEDEIESMIDVNLRGFLYPAQAAARHMSGNGSGHIVAITACIAMQPQAKLPALLPAMLKGGLNHAVRSLALELAPTGVQVNAVAPGVIDTPMFPRDEQTWAFLRTFSPTGKTGVPQDVVDAVLYLAGSNYVTGSIMTVDGGSTAGVW
- a CDS encoding ABC transporter substrate-binding protein, whose product is MSRAVATTAACLAGALLLTACGGGGDEVTSGGVGSDGVRTGPGVTDETIRLGVMTDLTGPFKDLSTTLQIGHHMWANEVNAAGGICNRQVAIETLDHGYQADTATIQFPDIEPKVAGFLEVLGASVIAALSPDINEKEVTTLAVTWSSELLGQPYVTIVGTTFDLEMINGLDWLLEKNKIAKGDTIGHIYVEGDYGTNGLAGSRYFAKQNGLTVAAEKITATDTDMKSIVTKFKSQGVKAIALSVTPPQTASAAVNNAGLGLDVPMIGNSVSFAPVLLDTPAAKALTRLYIAASAVPYDSPVPRAKALAKQFEAENPNERPTFAVQYGYAQGLIWNQILTTACAAKDLTRGGIIAALRSHRSLSTDKLVSKLDFSKPGAPSSRDVYIAQVDPGTPGGMKQVQALKQYKDAATYRTPTERP